The sequence below is a genomic window from Hemitrygon akajei chromosome 2, sHemAka1.3, whole genome shotgun sequence.
CCCCTCTGGGCGGAGTTTAACgggtaaaaaaaaacagcagcagTCCATCGTCGGTTCGGTTAAATGTGTGCGTGAACGTTATGGCGCTGCAAGCGTTGAAAAGCCTGAAAGATGTCATTTTGAAAGATTTCCCTGCCGCACTGCAAATCCTTGAGAATGTCGCGATCGCAGCAGTTCTGTATGGATTTGAATACATGGGGCAGAGAATCAGCCCGTGTCCCTGTGACCCGGAATGGAACGCTACCTACTCCTTGCTTGCCTTTGCTGTCCCCGCAGTTATCTTCTTTATGATCAGCCTGGTCGTGTTTCCGGATTCAAGGAGAGCGCTGAAGTGTGGGCCCCGCTGCACCCCTCGCCGCGCTGAGACCGGCAGGTACTATGAGACCGGGAGTTACTATGAGACCTGCTGCACCTGGAGTGAATGCTGTTTTGTAATAATTACGTTCCTGAAAATAGTGGTCCCGTCTATCATATGGATCATCATTCTGTTGTTGGACGGGGATTACTACACCTGTTATAAAGACCAGAAGACGGAGAGTCACATGTGCAAACATTTCTGCAGCCTTAAAAATTCGACTGACCTGCGCCACCATTGCTTCAGGTCTCGGGTAAGTGTCTTCAGATGCTTCGAGTCTGTGATTGGAAAGATGCATCTTTCTAGCCCGTGTATCTGCCTGCATCGTTAATGCTCCAAAGCCTCCCTGATTTGCCAGAAATTCGGTCACAACAGGAGTGGGAACTTGGTGAACCAAATTTTAGCTGAAACGGAAACATTTAAAGACCTGATGAGTAAGAGTGTTGGTTGTATCTAAGAATCAGCTTGAAACGGTGCGAGAGGCACATACAATTTGTTTTAAATGCATTTCCTTATGAAGTGAGTAAAAAGATACGGACTAACTGCCGGAAAATTGATTTATGTCTATGGGCAACACGAAAGGCATCCACGAGATGAGCCAAACAGTCTCGTTCTTCTGGTCTACGATTCTATTATTCTCTGTCGTCCCATAGTCCAGTGTAAATACACCGCGTTCTCGGGTACAGAAATAAATAAgcgtatttatttatatatttatctattatccaccccattctctctctctctctctctctctctctctctctctctctctctctctctctctctctctctctctctctctctctctctctctctctctctctctctctctctctctctctctctctctctaactatctttaagagaggtgaagaggagattctTTCGAGGAACAAAGACGAGGTTTTGTGGACGcgatagagacacccggatggtatgttgcctccctgatgcCAAGATCAGGGAGTTCTAGGATCGTGTCCACCGACTTCTGAAGGCTGAGCAGTCTGAAGTCTTAGTTCATATTGGCCCTAATGACATAAGTAGACAAGATGAGAAAGTCCTGAAGTGAGATTTCAGGGAGCTAGGTTGAATACCAAGAAACAGGACGTCCAGGGTAGTAttatctggattgctgcctgtgccacgttcCAGAGAGAGTAAGAGTAGGATGAATTAGCccgtgaatgtgtggctgaggatctGGTGCAGGGGCCAGGGTTTCAGATGTATGGATCATTGGGGTATGAACTGTAccaaaaggacgggttacacttgaccACGAGGGgatccaatatccttgcgggcaggttggcTGGAGTTGTTCGAGTGGGTATAAAACAATTTGGCCGGTTAATAGGAACCGGACtgacagtgctgaagatgaggtagctggtttaaaAAAACAGTCACAATGTGCAGTGAggctcctagcaaggagaggctgatatgGCCAAATTGCAGTCTACAGGATGAGTTTCAAGGGAAAAGCGGACAAAATCGAAATGGTAAATTCAACCTGAAGTTGTTATaattgaatgcacgcagcattggATAAAAggtcgatgaacttgtagcacagctacagattggcagattGATGTTGTAATCATCATTGAATAATGACaatgaagattatagctggaagcctaatgtccaaggatacacattgcatcgaAAGATCAGGCAAGAAGACAGAAAGTGAGGCATGGCTGTAAtggtaaaaatgaaaataaatcattACAAAGTGGTGACTTGGGGtctgaaggtgtggaatcattgtgaataAAACTATGGAAAAGGAAAGGGTAAACAGATCCTGATGAGAGTTGTACACACACCCCCAAAAAGTGGTTAGGATGTGGTGTTCAAGTTACaacggagtactgtgagcagttgtgGGCTTAGTAccttagaaaggacgtgctgaaactggagaagattCAAAGAAGTTCCAGGAAAATGATTTCAGATCAAACGGTTTGTCGTATGAAgagcgcttgatggctctgggcctggactcacaggaattcagaagaatgaggggtaacttcattggaacctatcaaatgatgaaaagccttgatagagtggatttggaggtcGTTTCCTTTGGTAGCAGTTTCTaaggccagagggcacagtctcagaatgtaggggcgtccttttagaacggagatgaggggcAATTTCCTTAGCTAGAGAgttttgaatctgtggaatccgttCCCATAGGGAGCCGTTGAGGCCAAGTCGTTacgtatattgaaggcagaggttggta
It includes:
- the LOC140738018 gene encoding uncharacterized protein, which translates into the protein MALQALKSLKDVILKDFPAALQILENVAIAAVLYGFEYMGQRISPCPCDPEWNATYSLLAFAVPAVIFFMISLVVFPDSRRALKCGPRCTPRRAETGRYYETGSYYETCCTWSECCFVIITFLKIVVPSIIWIIILLLDGDYYTCYKDQKTESHMCKHFCSLKNSTDLRHHCFRSRMIGTILLLMTVILLVLLYFLPAWKFCDCTVEKYYEQQYWKMVEYVKLTKMRLELEEKATEFAEVEVKEFIGKLNLGNAEPKKQQSSSSVDNKDDVANLEPTQVKAPFKQSPFRMTSV